One genomic segment of Cerasicoccus sp. TK19100 includes these proteins:
- a CDS encoding SDR family oxidoreductase, which produces MKYPFLKNKTAVISGAGGALCSAAAIHLAKHGARVALLGRTQSSLDQVAENIREEGGIALTVVTDVNDAAAVRNARAIINQELGPCDYLLNGAGGNHPEAVTTCVEFTPEELSENKPEDLRGFFNLDLERFQEILSTNTLGSVIPCQVFGEDMATKGRGSILNYASMNSYRPLTRVPAYAMAKAAIVNFTMWLSVYLAPTGVRVNAIAPGFFLNNRNVKILKTPEGDLTARGQNVMHHTPLNRFGEAKDLFGAMCWLLNDEESNFVTGITIPVDGGFIASSGI; this is translated from the coding sequence ATGAAATACCCATTCCTAAAAAACAAGACAGCAGTGATCTCAGGAGCTGGCGGCGCTCTTTGCTCCGCAGCCGCCATACACCTTGCCAAGCACGGAGCACGCGTCGCGTTGCTCGGGCGCACGCAATCCTCACTCGATCAGGTCGCGGAAAATATACGCGAAGAAGGCGGCATTGCGCTGACTGTCGTTACCGACGTCAACGACGCTGCAGCCGTAAGGAATGCGCGAGCAATTATTAACCAGGAACTTGGCCCTTGCGACTACCTGCTAAATGGTGCTGGCGGGAATCACCCGGAAGCCGTCACGACTTGCGTCGAATTCACACCAGAAGAGCTTTCCGAGAATAAACCTGAGGACCTACGGGGTTTCTTCAATCTCGATCTCGAACGCTTCCAGGAAATCCTCTCCACCAATACGTTAGGAAGCGTTATCCCCTGCCAAGTATTTGGCGAAGACATGGCAACCAAAGGGCGAGGCTCAATCCTTAACTACGCCTCAATGAACAGCTATCGCCCCCTAACTCGTGTGCCCGCCTACGCCATGGCCAAAGCAGCGATCGTCAACTTCACAATGTGGCTGAGCGTTTACCTGGCTCCGACGGGGGTTCGCGTAAACGCCATTGCACCCGGCTTTTTCCTCAACAACCGCAACGTAAAGATTCTGAAAACCCCAGAGGGTGATCTCACAGCTAGAGGGCAAAACGTCATGCACCACACCCCGCTCAATCGCTTTGGGGAAGCAAAGGATTTATTTGGAGCAATGTGCTGGCTCCTAAATGACGAGGAGTCCAACTTTGTAACCGGCATCACGATCCCGGTAGACGGCGGCTTCATTGCATCGTCAGGCATTTAA
- a CDS encoding helix-turn-helix transcriptional regulator: MSSTTPSFRHSWNNFFIEIVRFYECAPIGKNGNFFGTLLTAWYMLKGSVEVSAGGLESQAKEGDWLIRMPGERYHKFSPDAEILSIHICIHSLHNAAQWQGPKLVQFHKNEEIMHAVDRIRRSKLIQEMNIKKEFDPTHATSDLKTYLLFQELVIVFFRLLLERLAASGTTFEPPVIHDERVRQGYYELVNNPRFIEPFSRSEFASSYGLSPSRLDRLWKKELGMTPTNFMEKIKLEHAQTLLHLQKTPIKEISYKLGFNHLSHFSLWFKNNTGESPRHFRQRHKHSD; encoded by the coding sequence ATGAGTAGCACAACCCCTTCATTTAGGCACTCCTGGAATAACTTCTTCATCGAGATCGTTCGCTTCTACGAATGTGCCCCAATCGGCAAAAACGGAAACTTTTTTGGTACGCTCTTGACGGCTTGGTATATGTTGAAAGGCAGCGTAGAAGTTAGTGCTGGGGGGCTTGAATCGCAGGCTAAAGAGGGAGATTGGCTCATTAGAATGCCCGGTGAGCGCTATCACAAGTTTTCTCCGGATGCGGAAATTCTCTCAATTCACATTTGCATCCACAGCTTACATAATGCGGCGCAGTGGCAAGGACCTAAACTAGTGCAATTTCACAAAAACGAAGAAATCATGCATGCCGTTGACCGAATTCGCAGGTCAAAATTGATACAAGAAATGAATATCAAAAAGGAATTTGATCCCACCCATGCAACCAGCGATCTAAAAACTTATTTACTGTTCCAAGAACTCGTTATTGTCTTTTTCCGTTTGCTATTAGAACGACTGGCCGCCTCAGGAACCACTTTTGAGCCCCCCGTCATTCATGATGAGCGCGTGCGCCAAGGCTACTACGAATTAGTCAACAATCCCCGATTTATTGAGCCTTTTTCGCGGTCTGAATTCGCGTCAAGCTACGGCCTCAGTCCTAGTCGCCTTGATCGCCTTTGGAAAAAAGAGCTGGGCATGACACCCACGAATTTCATGGAAAAAATTAAGTTGGAGCACGCACAAACGTTGCTGCACCTACAAAAAACTCCAATTAAAGAAATCAGCTATAAACTTGGATTTAATCATCTAAGCCATTTTTCCCTGTGGTTCAAAAACAACACCGGCGAGTCACCCCGGCATTTCCGCCAGAGGCACAAACACAGTGACTAA
- the uxaC gene encoding glucuronate isomerase: MINKDYMLGTPLARQLYHEIAAHLPIIDYHCHLSPQDLAENRSFENLTQLWLKTDPYKHRLMRMLGIPENDITGTASDEQKFTRWAQTVPSSLGTPLFAWSAMELKRYFGVNEMLSPQNADIIYTKAEKLLQTEDFSSRKLLQLTNVQCVCTSDRLLDDLSHHKALANSDYSVKVLSSLRGDDLLSLSTEWLQQLTADYRHFDAFTAAVSQKLNDFDSLGCKLADHGLDRFEYQAVGHDTLSKLYEKHTAGHALSETESRQLRSGILHWLGQEYAQRGWVLQLHLGAQRATSTRLRQLTNGAGGYAAIGNSIDISSLTAYLDDLEKKESLPRVIIYNLNPVDNAPLATLTGSFTEDGVPGKIQLGPAWWFNDHHAGITSHLDTLSSYGLLSAFIGMTTDSRSLLSMTRHEYFRRLLCSWIAEQVKAGSFPNDAQLLENIIRKAAYGNAAQYLNLENKVAS, from the coding sequence ATGATTAACAAAGACTACATGCTGGGCACCCCCCTGGCGCGTCAACTCTATCACGAGATAGCGGCGCACCTTCCCATCATTGACTATCACTGCCACCTTTCTCCCCAAGACTTGGCGGAAAACCGCAGCTTCGAAAACCTTACGCAACTGTGGCTGAAAACCGACCCCTATAAGCACCGCTTGATGCGAATGCTCGGCATCCCTGAAAACGACATTACCGGCACAGCCTCAGACGAGCAAAAGTTCACTAGATGGGCTCAGACAGTGCCCTCAAGCCTGGGCACGCCGCTCTTCGCCTGGAGCGCGATGGAACTGAAAAGGTATTTTGGCGTCAACGAGATGCTTTCGCCTCAAAACGCAGACATTATTTATACAAAAGCTGAAAAACTTTTGCAGACCGAAGACTTTTCTTCCCGCAAGCTACTACAGCTGACAAACGTCCAGTGCGTGTGCACTTCAGATCGGCTACTTGATGATTTATCCCATCATAAAGCATTAGCAAATTCCGATTATTCCGTAAAAGTCCTCTCTTCATTACGCGGAGATGACCTGCTAAGTCTTTCCACTGAATGGCTTCAACAATTGACTGCCGATTATCGGCACTTTGACGCATTCACGGCAGCTGTAAGCCAGAAGCTCAATGATTTCGATTCGCTCGGCTGCAAGCTCGCAGACCACGGACTCGATCGATTCGAATATCAGGCGGTAGGCCATGATACATTATCAAAGCTCTATGAAAAGCACACCGCCGGGCATGCGTTAAGCGAGACGGAATCCAGGCAATTACGCTCCGGTATCCTTCATTGGCTGGGCCAGGAATATGCACAGCGAGGCTGGGTTCTCCAACTCCACCTTGGCGCACAGCGCGCCACAAGCACCCGCCTAAGACAACTTACCAATGGCGCAGGTGGGTACGCCGCCATTGGCAACAGTATCGACATATCATCATTAACCGCATACTTGGACGACTTGGAAAAGAAGGAATCTCTTCCACGAGTCATCATCTATAATCTGAATCCCGTTGATAACGCCCCCCTAGCCACACTCACCGGATCTTTCACCGAAGACGGCGTCCCGGGAAAAATTCAGCTAGGTCCGGCTTGGTGGTTCAACGATCACCATGCCGGCATCACAAGCCATCTCGACACGCTTTCCAGCTACGGTCTGCTCTCAGCCTTCATCGGCATGACTACAGACTCACGTAGTCTTCTTTCAATGACCCGCCATGAATATTTCCGCCGTTTGCTGTGTTCATGGATAGCTGAACAAGTAAAAGCCGGGAGCTTTCCCAACGATGCTCAGCTTCTGGAGAACATTATCCGCAAAGCAGCCTACGGAAACGCTGCTCAGTATTTAAACCTCGAAAACAAGGTAGCCTCATGA
- a CDS encoding RraA family protein, whose product MSKQMQVDRLQEMRDSIESFDLTIPIEDLAKRFEKLYTGAVNDVLREMCLPNQGLPSSIVPLRDEMVVCGEAFTVKAVKDPTMGGELELRVKMLDELKAGHVVIWNANGEDHASHWGGVMTRAALHRGCRGAIIDGGIRDTKDILDQEFPIWYRYRTNHGALSHTKIVGYQVPIYVGEVIIKPGDILLADIDGALVIPRKIAVEVLQRAEQIERNEGEIKEWVDAGLSAEEIHDRGGYF is encoded by the coding sequence ATGAGCAAACAAATGCAGGTAGACAGGCTCCAAGAAATGCGAGACAGCATCGAGAGCTTCGATCTTACAATCCCGATAGAAGACCTAGCCAAGCGCTTTGAGAAGCTTTACACAGGCGCAGTAAATGACGTACTGAGAGAAATGTGTCTCCCGAACCAAGGCCTTCCCTCCTCCATTGTCCCGCTACGAGACGAAATGGTGGTCTGCGGTGAAGCCTTCACCGTAAAAGCAGTCAAGGATCCAACGATGGGCGGCGAGCTAGAGCTCCGCGTCAAAATGCTTGATGAACTTAAGGCTGGGCACGTCGTCATTTGGAACGCAAATGGCGAGGACCACGCCTCACATTGGGGAGGCGTCATGACTCGGGCCGCGCTACACCGAGGATGCCGTGGCGCCATCATCGATGGCGGCATTCGGGATACGAAAGACATTCTGGACCAAGAATTTCCCATTTGGTATCGCTACCGGACAAATCACGGCGCGCTTTCCCATACAAAGATTGTAGGCTACCAAGTCCCCATTTATGTTGGCGAGGTCATCATTAAGCCAGGCGACATCCTGCTGGCGGATATCGACGGCGCACTGGTTATTCCTCGTAAAATCGCCGTTGAGGTGCTTCAACGCGCTGAGCAGATAGAACGCAACGAGGGAGAAATTAAGGAATGGGTTGATGCCGGTCTATCAGCAGAAGAAATTCATGATCGAGGTGGGTATTTTTAA
- a CDS encoding integrase core domain-containing protein — MKVVPIRRGCLEQNGYAESFVKCIKRECLDQFIFFGENSLQKAISEYMKHFHHECNHQGLDM; from the coding sequence GTGAAAGTCGTCCCGATCAGGAGAGGCTGCCTAGAGCAAAACGGCTACGCAGAGAGCTTTGTCAAATGCATCAAGCGTGAGTGTCTCGATCAATTCATATTCTTCGGAGAGAACTCGCTCCAAAAAGCGATTTCTGAGTATATGAAACATTTTCACCATGAGTGCAATCACCAGGGATTAGATATGTGA
- a CDS encoding IclR family transcriptional regulator → MKVLPLQSLTRGLKVLELIARHENGMTVKEIAAEMGLTRPTAHNIATTLFAERYLTKLNKPTRYLLGPAVSELLEVSSQGSRRSLARKFLEELISCHPGVGFVYAEAGSDEMRLVWRADFKRPEIIERVDREVSHPYETATALVFHAFADEPRAVALRKRFTYETFGQPIWGPRRSFDTFLADAQRKGYCMPSESVSPREMSVMAVPIFGAGETLVGSLGAFWSQGNAQVDVKECLANLLAYTKRLNRHEGLVEWNHISNPW, encoded by the coding sequence ATGAAGGTTTTACCGCTCCAGTCTCTAACTAGAGGTTTAAAGGTTCTTGAGCTAATTGCCCGTCATGAGAATGGAATGACTGTGAAAGAGATCGCTGCTGAGATGGGGCTGACTCGTCCGACAGCGCATAACATTGCGACAACATTGTTTGCCGAACGCTACCTGACTAAGTTGAATAAGCCGACGCGCTATCTTTTGGGGCCGGCAGTAAGCGAGCTATTGGAAGTTTCTTCGCAGGGCTCCAGGCGCTCACTGGCGCGCAAATTCTTAGAAGAGTTGATCTCTTGTCATCCCGGGGTAGGCTTTGTCTACGCCGAGGCGGGCTCAGACGAGATGCGATTAGTTTGGCGCGCCGATTTTAAACGGCCTGAAATCATTGAGCGGGTTGATCGAGAAGTTTCTCATCCTTATGAAACAGCGACTGCTTTGGTTTTCCACGCATTTGCAGATGAGCCGCGGGCTGTCGCTTTGCGAAAGCGCTTTACGTATGAAACGTTCGGTCAACCGATTTGGGGGCCTCGTCGAAGCTTTGATACATTTCTGGCAGATGCTCAGCGTAAAGGATATTGCATGCCTTCAGAGTCCGTATCGCCTAGGGAAATGTCCGTCATGGCAGTACCCATATTCGGAGCTGGAGAAACCTTGGTCGGCTCTTTGGGTGCCTTTTGGTCCCAGGGCAATGCGCAGGTTGACGTTAAGGAGTGCCTAGCAAATTTACTTGCGTATACAAAGAGGCTTAATCGCCATGAAGGGCTAGTAGAATGGAATCACATATCTAATCCCTGGTGA
- a CDS encoding right-handed parallel beta-helix repeat-containing protein, with translation MLRLFYHIQLLFRLWVGAVFTLIYGLESFAVEESTQLSRPVAELQLLTPANNSTTFSRTPDFFWASEPDTDRYEIEIAVDPEFKKIIDRDVMEIARYVVDKPLPVGELYWRVRPIGEDGGVSPASVSQFTIRDIQNIYDIPDGADAAGIEQVIKEAAANTPCIVRFAKKGHYRIAPTDTDLIRLNKVSDMIIEGQGAELIITEVDRGLAHLIECNGILIRDLTIRYDPLPFAIGVVQSVDDSTGEFSVVMEHPELPAFDSPTILKHWTWGVLLDPRIPGKLLDDSPLVLSTIERKVRKQVNGEREATYTLELKSPHQAKFFTPGSKYIVFARHKGRGLTRVEGGKNVTFFNLTNYGVSGGHYTSFESSALKVLHCQSLIPDGQWFGGNADGLHVRSSEVGPWVEKCNFEGIGDDAIAIYAKGVFILKQESPTELRVDLQFCNLKAGHSVRIFNPRDGTTVVEEAKVDSIELQNAGSGGVEKEHFLLTLTKPIKQQLETNRSDPLLNDQIFSLTLVNRDFAVRNNRFSRIRRFGTVVRAISGVIEKNDYAYISNVPIVLRNEPDLWRNGLSSQDIYILNNTISDSGFVRGREGKGQIEVIMYKMAHALADGRGHENILISGNRINNWQEYGISVQNARNVQILNNLLTSDLNDFDNDRSHFGIYVNNAEEVIIEGNRINDSRRLDAVVEVSENTDRVIIKEN, from the coding sequence ATGTTGCGCTTATTTTACCACATCCAGTTGCTGTTTCGACTATGGGTAGGGGCGGTGTTTACTCTGATCTATGGCTTGGAAAGCTTCGCCGTAGAGGAAAGCACACAATTGTCTCGTCCTGTGGCAGAGCTTCAACTGCTGACTCCTGCCAACAATTCCACGACTTTTTCCAGAACGCCTGACTTTTTCTGGGCTTCAGAGCCTGACACTGATCGCTATGAGATCGAGATCGCGGTAGATCCGGAGTTTAAGAAAATCATTGATCGCGACGTGATGGAGATTGCGCGGTATGTGGTGGATAAGCCCTTGCCGGTGGGGGAGCTTTATTGGCGGGTGCGACCTATTGGAGAAGATGGCGGTGTGAGCCCGGCCTCGGTATCTCAATTTACAATCCGGGATATTCAGAACATCTATGACATTCCGGATGGTGCTGATGCGGCTGGAATTGAACAGGTCATAAAAGAAGCTGCCGCGAACACGCCATGTATCGTTCGTTTCGCGAAGAAGGGGCATTATCGCATTGCGCCCACTGATACGGATTTGATCAGGCTGAACAAAGTGTCGGATATGATCATTGAAGGGCAGGGGGCTGAGTTGATCATTACTGAAGTGGATCGTGGTCTCGCTCATTTAATTGAGTGCAATGGCATCCTGATTCGCGACTTAACTATCCGTTATGATCCCCTTCCTTTTGCAATTGGCGTTGTGCAAAGCGTGGATGACTCGACGGGTGAGTTTAGCGTGGTCATGGAGCACCCTGAGTTACCTGCTTTTGATAGTCCGACCATACTCAAGCATTGGACTTGGGGGGTGCTTCTTGATCCGAGAATTCCGGGCAAGCTCCTGGACGATTCGCCGCTAGTTTTATCGACGATTGAGCGTAAGGTCCGTAAGCAGGTTAATGGAGAACGCGAAGCCACATACACGCTTGAACTTAAGTCGCCGCATCAGGCGAAGTTCTTCACGCCCGGAAGTAAATACATAGTTTTTGCACGCCATAAAGGGCGCGGGCTGACTCGGGTGGAAGGCGGAAAGAATGTCACGTTCTTCAATCTAACCAATTATGGTGTTTCAGGCGGACATTATACGAGTTTTGAGAGCTCTGCGCTAAAGGTGCTGCATTGTCAGTCTCTGATTCCCGATGGCCAATGGTTTGGCGGCAATGCGGATGGGTTGCACGTGCGCTCAAGCGAAGTTGGCCCTTGGGTGGAGAAATGTAATTTTGAAGGTATAGGCGATGACGCCATTGCGATCTACGCCAAGGGCGTCTTTATTCTCAAGCAGGAATCGCCTACAGAGCTTCGGGTTGATCTTCAGTTTTGTAATTTGAAGGCTGGCCACTCGGTTCGCATTTTCAATCCACGCGATGGAACCACGGTTGTTGAGGAGGCGAAGGTCGACTCTATTGAGCTGCAAAACGCTGGTTCCGGCGGCGTTGAGAAGGAGCATTTTCTACTTACCTTGACTAAGCCGATCAAGCAGCAACTTGAAACCAATCGGTCGGACCCATTGCTCAACGATCAAATCTTTAGCCTCACTTTAGTGAACCGCGATTTCGCTGTGCGGAATAATCGTTTCTCCCGCATTCGTCGTTTTGGGACTGTCGTGCGTGCAATTAGTGGCGTTATCGAAAAAAATGACTACGCCTATATTTCCAATGTGCCGATTGTTCTACGCAACGAACCTGATCTTTGGCGCAATGGCCTGAGCAGTCAGGATATCTACATTCTGAACAATACGATATCTGATTCGGGCTTCGTTAGGGGCAGGGAAGGCAAAGGTCAAATCGAAGTAATTATGTACAAGATGGCCCACGCCTTGGCGGATGGCCGTGGGCATGAAAACATCCTTATATCTGGTAACCGAATCAATAACTGGCAGGAGTACGGTATATCCGTACAGAATGCTCGGAATGTTCAGATTTTGAATAACTTGCTGACGAGTGATTTGAACGACTTCGACAACGATCGCAGTCACTTTGGCATTTATGTGAATAATGCCGAAGAAGTCATAATTGAAGGAAACCGTATCAATGATTCCAGGCGACTAGATGCTGTGGTGGAAGTCAGTGAGAATACCGATAGAGTTATTATTAAGGAGAATTAA
- a CDS encoding sodium:solute symporter family protein, with the protein MKLSLLDWSIVGGFLAFLVTMAYMAQRYTRSVSDFLAANRAAGRYLLTLADGMAGLGAIAVIANFEKFYQAGFAASWWGLMMAPLAMVAALSGWVSYRYRETRAMTMAQFFEMRYSRRFRIYAGILAWISGILNYGVFPGITALFLIHFCGLPESFQLLGLTFSTMPFIMAVMLSIAACFTLFGGMIAVMITDFFQGQFVNIVFLLIMGVLLWKISWSDIITTLETAPSGKSMLNPFDQGEIKDFNFWFFAIFGFKIFYNRLGWQGNQGYNCAAKSPHEQKMAGVLAEWRSGLTYLMFLIMPICAYVVLHNVDYSQTASEAQASISQIVDPQTQKQMLTPMVMSQLFPVGLVGLFAAAMIAAAISTDDTQLHSWGSIFIQDVVLPFRNKPFTPQQQLVLLRLSVIGVALFAFFWSWFFPLKDYLFMYMLLTGTIYLGGSGAVIIGGLYWRRATTQGAWTSMTVGLLIGAGGITLQAVWPSIPALVSLAPKFPLNGAWLAMIAYICSILSFVVVSLATCRQPYNLEKMLHRGEYALEDSRVEGDHQPTGLVGRLMGFTDEFTRGDRFIYRLKVTWTLFWFICFIVGTVLGLTVGISNQVWGQWWFFMVILSGVMGVITVVWFLIGGTRDLFDLFRTLKQTKREFDDDGSVHEFDEHRNDHDVAVDDSSDKKTIEPQIIS; encoded by the coding sequence ATGAAACTATCCCTCTTGGACTGGAGCATCGTAGGCGGTTTCCTCGCCTTCCTTGTTACCATGGCTTACATGGCGCAGCGCTATACGCGCAGCGTATCAGATTTCCTTGCCGCCAATCGTGCGGCAGGGCGCTACCTCTTAACGCTTGCAGATGGCATGGCTGGTTTGGGGGCCATTGCCGTGATTGCGAATTTCGAGAAGTTTTACCAAGCTGGTTTTGCGGCTAGTTGGTGGGGGTTGATGATGGCACCACTTGCGATGGTTGCGGCGCTTTCGGGATGGGTTTCCTACCGCTACCGTGAAACCCGGGCGATGACGATGGCTCAGTTTTTTGAGATGAGGTATAGTCGGCGTTTTCGAATATATGCCGGCATTTTGGCGTGGATTAGCGGCATCCTGAATTACGGCGTTTTCCCTGGTATCACTGCGCTCTTTCTAATTCATTTTTGCGGGCTGCCTGAATCTTTTCAACTGCTTGGCCTTACCTTTAGCACCATGCCCTTTATTATGGCGGTGATGCTTTCAATCGCAGCCTGCTTCACGTTGTTTGGTGGTATGATTGCTGTCATGATTACTGACTTCTTCCAGGGGCAGTTTGTGAACATCGTTTTCTTGCTGATCATGGGGGTGCTGCTTTGGAAAATTAGTTGGAGCGATATCATCACCACCTTGGAAACTGCGCCCAGTGGCAAGAGCATGCTCAACCCATTTGATCAGGGAGAGATCAAGGATTTCAACTTCTGGTTCTTCGCTATCTTTGGCTTTAAGATCTTCTACAACCGTCTTGGTTGGCAGGGAAACCAGGGTTATAATTGCGCGGCAAAGTCACCGCACGAGCAGAAGATGGCTGGAGTTTTGGCCGAGTGGCGAAGTGGTTTAACTTATCTCATGTTTTTGATCATGCCCATCTGCGCTTATGTGGTTTTACACAATGTAGATTACTCACAGACCGCCAGCGAGGCTCAGGCGTCGATAAGCCAGATTGTAGATCCGCAAACCCAGAAGCAGATGCTGACGCCAATGGTGATGAGCCAGCTTTTCCCGGTGGGACTCGTAGGGCTATTTGCCGCCGCGATGATTGCTGCGGCTATCTCAACTGACGACACGCAGTTGCATTCGTGGGGGAGCATTTTCATTCAGGATGTCGTTTTGCCATTCCGCAACAAACCATTCACGCCACAGCAACAACTGGTGCTACTGAGGCTGTCCGTTATTGGCGTTGCCCTCTTTGCTTTTTTCTGGAGCTGGTTTTTTCCGCTAAAAGATTATCTCTTCATGTATATGTTGTTGACGGGGACCATCTATCTCGGTGGTTCGGGTGCCGTGATTATTGGCGGTCTCTATTGGCGGCGTGCTACGACGCAAGGGGCTTGGACATCCATGACGGTTGGTCTACTGATTGGTGCTGGGGGGATTACATTGCAAGCGGTGTGGCCATCGATTCCCGCTTTGGTTAGCTTGGCTCCCAAGTTTCCGCTCAACGGCGCATGGCTGGCCATGATTGCCTACATTTGCTCGATCCTCAGCTTTGTTGTCGTTTCGCTCGCAACTTGCCGACAACCTTACAACTTGGAGAAAATGCTGCATCGTGGCGAGTATGCGCTGGAGGATTCAAGGGTCGAGGGAGATCATCAGCCAACTGGGCTAGTGGGGCGCTTGATGGGATTCACTGACGAGTTTACCCGCGGCGACCGCTTCATCTACCGGTTAAAGGTTACCTGGACGCTGTTTTGGTTTATCTGTTTTATCGTTGGCACTGTGCTTGGCCTAACGGTTGGGATTTCTAACCAAGTCTGGGGGCAGTGGTGGTTTTTTATGGTTATTCTCAGCGGTGTAATGGGCGTGATTACTGTCGTATGGTTTTTAATTGGCGGTACACGAGATCTGTTTGATCTGTTCCGAACCTTAAAGCAGACCAAGCGCGAATTTGATGACGACGGTTCGGTGCATGAGTTTGATGAGCATCGGAATGACCATGATGTCGCGGTGGATGATTCTTCTGATAAAAAAACAATAGAACCCCAAATAATATCATGA
- a CDS encoding helix-turn-helix domain-containing protein → MDFCDRRHSTPRHHQRGIEINITNECRGKLTIGEREIQLSPRLVVIFSGSYIHELKANPGEDYMRTVMCLDPAHAPTFQKTELVQKIIEGEIHIIRLDSSEYIEAIQQLRRLNIELIGRPMGWEAMSSALAWSIALRLMRIPAITAKPILENRSTTLVREAIAHIQTHLDTPLTLRETAEQFEVSAEHLTRSFTRQTGLSFHRFVLSERISVAQNLLSSRPNISLIDIALMTGFSSASNFSRAFRAAKGMAPSEYRKSTLFS, encoded by the coding sequence TTGGATTTCTGTGACCGTCGTCATTCAACCCCCAGGCATCATCAGCGGGGCATCGAAATAAACATTACCAATGAATGCCGCGGAAAATTAACCATAGGAGAAAGGGAAATTCAGCTTTCTCCGAGGTTAGTGGTCATTTTCAGTGGTAGTTATATTCACGAACTGAAAGCTAATCCAGGCGAAGACTATATGCGCACCGTTATGTGCCTGGACCCTGCCCATGCCCCAACATTCCAGAAGACCGAATTAGTTCAAAAAATAATTGAAGGCGAAATACACATCATAAGGCTGGACTCCTCCGAATACATCGAAGCCATTCAGCAATTGCGTCGATTAAATATCGAGTTAATTGGACGACCGATGGGCTGGGAGGCAATGTCATCAGCACTCGCCTGGAGCATTGCTCTACGCCTCATGCGCATTCCAGCAATTACCGCCAAGCCAATACTCGAAAATCGTTCGACAACTCTCGTTCGTGAAGCCATCGCCCACATTCAAACTCACTTGGACACACCCCTGACCTTACGCGAGACAGCCGAGCAGTTCGAGGTATCGGCGGAACATTTGACGCGTAGCTTTACCCGGCAGACGGGCCTCTCTTTTCACCGTTTCGTCCTGTCAGAACGAATTTCCGTGGCTCAGAACCTCTTAAGCAGCAGGCCAAATATTTCACTAATTGATATCGCACTGATGACTGGTTTCTCCTCAGCATCGAATTTTTCACGCGCCTTCCGTGCCGCAAAAGGCATGGCGCCTAGCGAGTATCGTAAATCCACGTTATTCTCTTAA
- a CDS encoding mannonate dehydratase, with protein sequence MKFSLLLSALPNDSWTLARQIGVTHAVTKAAPQLTGLPAPDDLSSLRAISDSFAQHGIKLAGLEGDQFDMSRIKRGEPGRDEDIERYQKMLRNMGEVGIPLLCYNFMPRAKNAEHDWHRTDCRVPLRGGSLSTAFDLKELPPSSDLEFSQEDLWENYRYFIQAVIPTAEEVGVKMALHPDDPPLPSLGSVPRIFNHPEAWMRAFDLAPSASSGVTFCQANFLLMGVDIEYWARFFAEIGKLFFVHIRDVEGVSEKFTEVWHDEGPTDLSAMLKLYHELGFSDLIRDDHVPSMLGEQPDMPGYGMLGHLYTVGYLKGLLKAQKIPYA encoded by the coding sequence ATGAAATTCTCACTTTTGCTCTCAGCCCTGCCAAACGACAGCTGGACATTAGCCCGCCAAATTGGCGTGACACACGCCGTCACCAAGGCAGCCCCACAATTAACCGGCCTGCCCGCGCCTGATGATTTGAGTAGCCTACGGGCGATCAGCGACTCCTTTGCCCAGCACGGGATAAAGCTGGCTGGCCTGGAAGGCGACCAGTTTGACATGTCCCGCATTAAACGAGGCGAGCCCGGAAGAGATGAAGACATAGAGCGTTACCAAAAAATGCTACGCAACATGGGAGAGGTTGGCATCCCCTTATTATGCTACAACTTCATGCCGCGAGCAAAAAACGCAGAACACGATTGGCACCGCACCGATTGCCGTGTCCCTTTGCGCGGTGGATCACTCAGCACGGCTTTTGATTTAAAAGAACTGCCGCCGTCTTCGGATTTGGAGTTTTCACAAGAAGATCTTTGGGAGAACTACCGCTATTTTATCCAGGCCGTCATCCCAACAGCCGAAGAAGTCGGCGTAAAAATGGCGTTACATCCCGACGACCCCCCACTGCCAAGTCTTGGCAGCGTGCCCCGTATCTTCAATCACCCCGAGGCTTGGATGCGCGCGTTCGACCTAGCCCCCAGCGCAAGCAGTGGAGTTACGTTTTGCCAGGCCAACTTTTTACTCATGGGAGTAGATATTGAATACTGGGCACGATTTTTTGCAGAAATCGGGAAACTCTTCTTTGTGCATATCCGAGATGTTGAAGGTGTTTCCGAAAAGTTTACCGAAGTCTGGCATGATGAAGGACCCACTGATTTGAGCGCCATGCTCAAGCTTTATCACGAGTTGGGATTTAGCGACCTCATCCGCGATGACCATGTTCCTTCCATGCTTGGAGAACAACCGGATATGCCAGGCTACGGCATGCTTGGACACCTCTACACGGTCGGCTACTTGAAAGGGCTGCTGAAAGCACAGAAAATACCATACGCCTAG